A stretch of DNA from Acidovorax carolinensis:
GCGAAGCCAACCCATGCGCGCGCAGCGTGCCGAGATGTGGAGCTTCTGGATCATGAGCATCGGCATGGCCGTGATGGTGCTGGCCCTGAGCGGCGCCGGCATCCTCCAGGTGTGGCTGCAGCGCATGCCTACCTCGGGTGCGATGTCTTTCATGGCAACGCAAGACCAGCTGGCCTTCTTCTACTGGGTGCGCGTGGCAGGCGGCGTGATGTTCCTGATCGGGCTGCTGACCTACCTGTCAAGTTTCTTCATCGGCCCTGCAAAAGATGAGCAGGAAGTGGCGGCCATTCCGGGTGGCCGCATGCAACGGGCCTGACCATGGAACACGCCCACGCAGCAATCACGCCGCCGGCTCTGGGCGCCCCCACTGGCCCGGGCCTGCGGCCTGCGGGTGGGGCACCGTTCTATGCGGAACAAGGGGGCGAATGCGCGCTCTTTGCGCATTGCTTCACCCAGCAGTTGCCGCTGCTCATCAAGGGTCCCACGGGGTGCGGCAAAACGCGCTTTGTAGAGCACATGGCGGCCCGGCTGGGGCGCCCGCTGATCACCGTGTCCTGCCATGACGACCTCAGCGCGGCGGACCTGGTGGGCCGCCACCTGATCGGCCAAGGCAACACGGTCTGGTCCGACGGGCCACTCACCCGGGCGGTCCGCAGCGGCGCCATCCTTTACCTCGACGAAGTGGTGGAAGCCCGCAAGGACACTACCGTGGTGCTGCACCCCTTGGCCGACGACCGGCGTTTGCTGCCCATCGAGCGCACGGGCGAGCTGCTCAAGGCCCCGCCCGAGTTCATGCTGGTCATCTCGTACAACCCGGGCTACCAGAACCTGCTCAAGGGACTCAAGCCCAGCACGCGGCAGCGCTTCACGGCGCTGACGCTGGACTACCCTGCACCCGCAGTGGAACGCGCCATTCTGGAGCGTGAGGGCCACGCCTCACCCGCGCTGGCCGCCCGCCTGGTGCAACTCGCCCAGGCCCTGCGCCGCCTGACTGACCACGACCT
This window harbors:
- a CDS encoding CbbQ/NirQ/NorQ/GpvN family protein yields the protein MEHAHAAITPPALGAPTGPGLRPAGGAPFYAEQGGECALFAHCFTQQLPLLIKGPTGCGKTRFVEHMAARLGRPLITVSCHDDLSAADLVGRHLIGQGNTVWSDGPLTRAVRSGAILYLDEVVEARKDTTVVLHPLADDRRLLPIERTGELLKAPPEFMLVISYNPGYQNLLKGLKPSTRQRFTALTLDYPAPAVERAILEREGHASPALAARLVQLAQALRRLTDHDLEETASTRLLVMAARLVASGLPLRDACRAAVVDALTDDTETVRALDEVVRAVVGDDD